TTGAGCCGTCATTCTGGAAAAATTCCACCGGAATAACGGATAGGTAGCAATCTGGGTTATTTAGGCATTTATCAGGCATTGATAATATTTGGAGGTTTCCGTGCTTGTGGTCTCTGCGGGAATTATCGAAGCTCTGCTTCTAGCCATCGTTGGCTTTCTCGTGATGTTCTGGCGTTGGCGCACGCTTAAACAAGAGCGAAAGGTGCTGGAGATCTCTTGGCGTGCTCTTCGAAAAATAACAGAAGAGGATATTGTCGCTCTAGAGATCCCGCATGTTGCAGCTGTTTCCAACCCTAGGGAAAATGCTGGTCATAACAAGAATGATGAAACTTACAATTACAACAACGACAGAGAAGTACTAGAGGAGGGGCAGGAACCAGAGGTGGAAACAGAAGTGGAGCCAGAGGTAGAAGCGGAAGCAAAATCTCTAGGGGGGGCTCCATCGGTCGCTATCCTTGTCTCGGAGTCTAAGCTTCGTTTCCTAAAAGCCATGATGGAGATGTTTGGAAAAAGTCTTTCGAATGGGATAAAAAGCTGGAATCAGTCACGGGATGCGATCTTTCTCGTCTTTAGTCAATTAGAGGAAGATCTCATTCGTGTGACAGAGAAGAATTTCCAGTTCGCCCTTGAGGACGAGAATCTAAAATCGCCTACCTTCATCGAGACTCAAGAGACCTTCCTTGACGATGCCCCTTTATCCGTAGATGATGACTCGGCTATCCTCCCCGCCCAATTAGAGGTTTTGGTCCCGGTTCCCAAAGAAGAATATATAGAAGTGCCGACCCTACTCGAGGAGCAGGGTACCGGAGCCGCCGCCTTACACGACTATAAGGAAGACTTGAACAAACTCGTCACAAAATCTCAAGCACTCACTATGGTTAATCATAAACTCTTGGAGCAAATCAAACTGCTCGCGGAGAAAAACAAGGAAGTGGATGCGGTGCGCCAAATGTTCGATTTGGCCCAACAAAATACTCACCAATTAGAAGCGATGGTGGCCGACCTGGAGCATCAAAAGTCTCGACTAGAACCAAAGATCGCCATGTTTGAACAGGAAAACCAACAGCTTGTCGTTGCGATGAATCATTATCGTCAACGCATTAAGACACTCACCCAGCAGATTAATGACAACCTTCAAGAAAAAATAAGCTTGAAGGCCGCCCACCATGAGAGCGAAACCAAGCTAACTGCACGAACCCGTTCCTACTGGCACCTCCGTAAAGAATTTGACACTCTGCGTCGTAAATACATGATGATCGTCAAACCTTCTCGGTAATGCATAGGCATTATCGGAAACCTCCCGGAAATTAGCCATCATTCTGGCGCTCCTTGCTGGAATAATGGTTTGGTCGGTTACTAGGTAACCGCTTGGGTTAAATAGGGGAGGGGTGCGCTATGGCGGTGCGTTATCGAGAAGCGCGCACTGTTACGGGGCGGATTTTAGCTGATGTCAGGCAGAGGGAATAGGGAATTTTGTCGGTAAGCGGTTGGCGGTGCACCTTTTCAGGGCATCAGGCTGGTAGAGTCTTGAAGCTGGATCGAATTTCGCTTTCGGGGACCGGATCGTTAATTCATCCCACGAGGAGACCAATGGAAAATTTTAAGAGTTCCAGCGATGTACTGTTCGTCCTGATCGGGGCGGTGATGGTGCTCGCCATGCATGCCGGTTTTGCGTTTCTGGAGTTGGGTACGGTGCGGTTTAAAAACCAGGTGAATGCCTTGGTAAAGATCCTTACCGATTTCTGCATATCTACCGTAGCTTATTTTTTGGTGGGTTACAGTCTTGCCTACGGCGTCGATTTTTTCCAGGGTGCTACTGCCCTGGCTGATAAACATGGCTATGAATTGGTTAAGTTTTTCTTTTTGCTTACGTTTGCTGCGGCAGTCCCGGCGATTGTTTCTGGTGGTATCGCCGAGCGTGCTCGGTTTTATCCCCAACTCGCGGCTACCGCCTTGCTGGTGGGGTTGGTCTACCCGTTTTTTGAGGGGATCGCTTGGAATGACCATTTTGGTGTCCAGGCGTGGCTCCTGCACCAATTCGGGGCGAAGTTTCATGATTTCGCTGGGTCCGTTGTGGTGCATGCTATGGGGGGGTGGATTGCACTACCCGCGATCCTCCTGTTAGGTGCCCGTCATGGTCGCTATGGTCGTAACGGCGAGGTCTTTACCCATCCTCCGTCTAGTCTTCCCTTTCTGAGCTTGGGGGCCTGGATTCTCTGCGTTGGTTGGTTTGGATTTAACGTCATGTCCGCCCAAAAACTGGAAGATGTCAGTGGTTTGGTGGCGGTCAATTCACTCATGGCAATGGTGGGTGGTACCCTGGCCGCCCTGATAGCCGGACGTAACGACCCTGGTTTTATCCACAACGGACCTCTTGCCGGATTGGTGGCGGTTTGTGCTGGTTCTGATTTGATGCACCCGCTGGGCGCTCTGGTTACTGGTGCGGTTGCCGGGGTTTTGTTCGTGTGGGTCTTTACCCTTACTCAGAACTACCGTTGGCGTATGGATGACGTGCTGGGTGTGTGGCCTCTCCACGGGCTGTGCGGCACCTGGGGTGGAATAGCCGCCGGTATTTTTGGATTGACTGCCTTGGGGGGAAGAGGCGAGGTGAGCCTGATGTCACAGGTCATCGGGACTGGGTTGGGGGTCACCGTGGCGGTGATTGGTGGGGCGACCGTATACGGTCTACTCAAAACAACGGTGGGAATTCGCATGGATCAGGAAGAGGAATTCCATGGGGCGGATCTAACCTTCCATCGTATTCGAGCAACTCCCGAATACGATTAATCGGAGAAAGCCGTTAGGTGATCTTTGCATCACCTAACGGTTACTCGTCGTTCTATCTCGAGCACACGTTTCTAACGTGCTGATGTTAATTGGCATACATCATCCGGCCTTCCAACACGACGACCTGATCGCGACTGGGTAGGAGTCGAGCGTTAATATAGCGATTGAGGTTGTGCTGATGAATAACGGTGCGAATCTGTTTGACGTAGTGGGTCCCGCGCGTTGAATACTTCAGCAGACCATCGGCCACAGTACCCCCCTGTAGAGGTTTTTGCTCGGTACGCAGCTTGGTCCGAATGGCCCGTAGCGGTTTGTAGGCGTCGTGGCTGTTGAGGTTATGGATATAGGTACGCACCGCTTCACGCAAGGAAGAGAATTTTGGTAGATGCACTACCCGGCCGGCAGAGGTCCTAACGGTACGATTTGAACGTATGCCGGTCATTCCGAACAAGTCGCGATCTTTGCTGGCGCTGTGAGAGGCGCCCCAACCGGTCTCGGTGGCCGCTTGAGCCAAAGCAAGGTCCACGGGGACAATGTCTACCCGACCAAGAAGCTCGCGACGGGCCTGATCGTCTGTTAACGGGTCACGATCCACTCGGTAATCCACTG
The nucleotide sequence above comes from Gammaproteobacteria bacterium. Encoded proteins:
- a CDS encoding ammonium transporter, Amt family, which translates into the protein MENFKSSSDVLFVLIGAVMVLAMHAGFAFLELGTVRFKNQVNALVKILTDFCISTVAYFLVGYSLAYGVDFFQGATALADKHGYELVKFFFLLTFAAAVPAIVSGGIAERARFYPQLAATALLVGLVYPFFEGIAWNDHFGVQAWLLHQFGAKFHDFAGSVVVHAMGGWIALPAILLLGARHGRYGRNGEVFTHPPSSLPFLSLGAWILCVGWFGFNVMSAQKLEDVSGLVAVNSLMAMVGGTLAALIAGRNDPGFIHNGPLAGLVAVCAGSDLMHPLGALVTGAVAGVLFVWVFTLTQNYRWRMDDVLGVWPLHGLCGTWGGIAAGIFGLTALGGRGEVSLMSQVIGTGLGVTVAVIGGATVYGLLKTTVGIRMDQEEEFHGADLTFHRIRATPEYD
- a CDS encoding Bax protein → MNRYLEAKPLRTLLVWLPMALHPLSAFASKVTDPALKDSPPTPSHPIIEVPRHEVQDVPRALQEEVNGESKQQVFVDTLLPLVLMENELIENKRKRMLKHFASLARGESLGTEDREWLRTLAVDYRVDRDPLTDDQARRELLGRVDIVPVDLALAQAATETGWGASHSASKDRDLFGMTGIRSNRTVRTSAGRVVHLPKFSSLREAVRTYIHNLNSHDAYKPLRAIRTKLRTEQKPLQGGTVADGLLKYSTRGTHYVKQIRTVIHQHNLNRYINARLLPSRDQVVVLEGRMMYAN
- a CDS encoding hypothetical protein (Evidence 5 : Unknown function), with translation MLVVSAGIIEALLLAIVGFLVMFWRWRTLKQERKVLEISWRALRKITEEDIVALEIPHVAAVSNPRENAGHNKNDETYNYNNDREVLEEGQEPEVETEVEPEVEAEAKSLGGAPSVAILVSESKLRFLKAMMEMFGKSLSNGIKSWNQSRDAIFLVFSQLEEDLIRVTEKNFQFALEDENLKSPTFIETQETFLDDAPLSVDDDSAILPAQLEVLVPVPKEEYIEVPTLLEEQGTGAAALHDYKEDLNKLVTKSQALTMVNHKLLEQIKLLAEKNKEVDAVRQMFDLAQQNTHQLEAMVADLEHQKSRLEPKIAMFEQENQQLVVAMNHYRQRIKTLTQQINDNLQEKISLKAAHHESETKLTARTRSYWHLRKEFDTLRRKYMMIVKPSR